acaacaaaaactttaaataaaacTCACACGTTAATAAAAGTCACAGAAGAAGAGATTATGGATTATTAAACTACTACTTAAAACAACATTTGATCAGACATCAAGCCTCCCGGTCGGAGAAAGTGTGCTGCTTCGGTATCTAGGAGACAAGTTAACAAACTCCAACGCCTGTGTTCTGAGCTGAACCGGGTAATCAGCTGCACAACCGATCCTTGGACCAGCTCCGGTACACCATTTCAGCGATAGCTGATGTCCCAACTGTAAGGATCTTGACTGTTTCTTTGAGTTGATCCTTAGTAGCATTGACTTCTGTGGCACATTAGCTTTTGGACTCTCAAGTGCACCTGAGAGTGTTCTCTGGTAACTACTACGTTTCGCCTCTTCAAGTGTACCGAGTGTTCCGTTACTGTTCTCATCTGTTTCAGTCTCTGCTTGGTATGTTGCGTCCTCTTCCTTTAACGTTTCGGGATCATCTCCTCCGTTTGATTTCACGTAATCCTCGTAGGTGTCGGAATCTTCACTAGCTTTGTGCACCTACACAGACCAAAACTACATTAGCTCTCAAGTAGTCTGATCTTCTCTAAACAACCAAACTCTAGTATATGATACCATTCAGTAACCAAGATTAGAACATGTTAAATTAGTCTATAAATACAATCACGAAGATTTGATTGGCGTAAGGATGGGTAGAACACAAGGTTTACCTCAACATCGTCAAGATTCACTGCGTTCTCTCTGAGAAACGAGAGGAATGTGTCGAGGCTATCATCCGACGGTCTGTAATGTCCGCTGTATGCAGAGATTGTCTAAAGAAATGGAGACATAACGATCAGACAAGAATCACAATAGGGAGACATAACGATCAGACAAGAATCACAATAGGCAGACATAACAAAGTTGATAGCAGATGATATCCTTGGTACATTACCTTGAGAACTCCATCGTCAACAATCACCCTCCCAGCGGCTAATGTTGCTCCTCCGGCTAAAAAGCTCGAGTGATGGAaccttcctttcttcttctgaagtaaAACATAAATCAAGAAAGGACGATCCATTAGAATCCTTCTTCAGTGATAAATAACAAATCATAACCGATTGAATATTACCGGTTTTTAACTTACCAGACCGGCATAGAGTTTCTTGAAAGTACTCATAACAAAGATCCATTTAGTTCCCTCGGATCCATGCATAGTGTGTAGAAACTTTCCAGTTAACTTGTGAACAATCTTCCCTTCTACGATAACATACTCATACTCTTCCCTCTCTTGCTgataacagaaaaaaagactTATATGAGAAATCACCAAAACATGTAAATCAAAGTTGACAAGACAAAAAAGATGGCACATACAGGTCCAAGATATCTAATGCATTGCTGCTTAAGCTTTGACCTCTGACATTCGTTAAGTTCTAGATCTATCCCTCCTCCAACATCCAACCTGcaaataaaagttatatataagaaattttcACCTAAAAAAGATTCTTGAACTACAAGAAAACACTAAAGAAAATGAACCTTTAGATAGTCATGTGGTTCTAAGAAGAATTAAGCATTTACCAGTAAAAGAAAGGCTGACCAGCATCAGCTTTACACCATTCTTCATAGTATTTATGCAGGTTGTGTCCATACCGGTGTCGAGGATCAATCTGATGttaagttttcatattttttagtCTTCTTGTTACATTTTTGATCAGAAATATTAAATccaatttaaaataagaaaaaaaagtggaaaatggGTAAAAAGAATTTACAGCTTCAATCCAGTGTTGAAAGGCCAGTTTCTGAGCTTTGTCGACTATGGACAGTCCCTTCCCCAcctaaccataaccaaaccacaAGATTACAAAAACCAATTAACCAAGTGgattaaaataacatatattttgagaaatttgacatctttttttttgtgaaaaataaatcgTCAAAGTTCAACTAgaaattttgtgaaaaaaacgTCCTTTATATTTAGCGAAgtaaaaacatcaattttaccgataacaaaagaaaataaaaataaaggagaTACACTACCTTAGAAGCATTCAAGCTCACACGATTCCACCTAGAAACAGCAGTTTCAGGTCTCGAGTaatcaaaaaaggaaatagTACTATGGTTAAGCCTCGCATAATCCATCGCTTGCCACCTTCACCCATCATCATTAATCAACACGTTAATGACTCATTATAAACTAATCTCTCCttcttattaaattttaaatagtactTTATCGTTTTACCAGAGCTCTTCGGCGACGACGACAGAGTCAGCTAATCGACGCCGCGTGCGATAACTTCTGTAGACCTTCTGCACTTTCACCGCCGCCAAGCTAGTCGAGTCGTCTTCACACGCGCTTCCTACGTGTGAGGATTTCTCCGGCACTAAAGACTCATCCCGGCGGTCTACCGGAGAAATGAGAATATCACCGGCGCCGTGTGTGAACGACGAAGGCTGGAAATCAAAGCTCGCAACTACCTGCATCTTCCTCCAGACCAAAgaggtctctctctctgtcacTCACTTGGATCTTAATGTCtgaacaagaaacagaacactCAAGAGAAGAGATAATGAATGGGcaaggagggagagagagagagacttggtGTTTGTTATGCTATCAAAGTGTTGTGTCCATCTCTGtgtgtatttatttatagaattaatGACCCGATTTGTATACCATTTCCTTTTTTATCCTAATTagttctttattttcttaattttgtttctttttgccaTTTtgacttgttcttttttttttttttttttaaatgtatttctTGTAGGAAATAGACAGGTAagattgtgattttttaaaattttgttcgTAGTTGATTGTGAGTA
The sequence above is drawn from the Camelina sativa cultivar DH55 chromosome 4, Cs, whole genome shotgun sequence genome and encodes:
- the LOC104781138 gene encoding IQ domain-containing protein IQM3 — protein: MQVVASFDFQPSSFTHGAGDILISPVDRRDESLVPEKSSHVGSACEDDSTSLAAVKVQKVYRSYRTRRRLADSVVVAEELWWQAMDYARLNHSTISFFDYSRPETAVSRWNRVSLNASKVGKGLSIVDKAQKLAFQHWIEAIDPRHRYGHNLHKYYEEWCKADAGQPFFYWLDVGGGIDLELNECQRSKLKQQCIRYLGPQEREEYEYVIVEGKIVHKLTGKFLHTMHGSEGTKWIFVMSTFKKLYAGLKKKGRFHHSSFLAGGATLAAGRVIVDDGVLKTISAYSGHYRPSDDSLDTFLSFLRENAVNLDDVEVHKASEDSDTYEDYVKSNGGDDPETLKEEDATYQAETETDENSNGTLGTLEEAKRSSYQRTLSGALESPKANVPQKSMLLRINSKKQSRSLQLGHQLSLKWCTGAGPRIGCAADYPVQLRTQALEFVNLSPRYRSSTLSPTGRLDV